A window of the Gossypium hirsutum isolate 1008001.06 chromosome A05, Gossypium_hirsutum_v2.1, whole genome shotgun sequence genome harbors these coding sequences:
- the LOC107959669 gene encoding protodermal factor 1 — protein sequence MERQRSKQVRLLMWVLVAALFSHNMVIAVTSTGLGEQKNYYPVPDPHAGTPPSGSHGTPPSSGGGTPPSHGTPSHGGGYHPSPTPSTPSGGNCGTPPHDPSTPSTPSHTPSHGTPPSSGGGSPPSYGGGSPPSYGGGSPPSYGGGSPPSYGGGSPPSYGGGSPPSYGGGSPTTPIDPGTPSIPSPPFFPAPTPPIGGTCDFWRSHPTLIWGLLGWWGTVGNAFGVTNVPGLGTSMSLPQALSNTRTDGLGALYREGTASFLNSMVNNRFPFSTKQVRETFVAALGSNSAAAAQARLFKLANEGHLKQRT from the exons ATGGAGAGGCAAAGAAGCAAGCAGGTTCGTTTGTTGATGTGGGTTTTGGTTGCTGCCTTGTTCTCCCACAACATGGTCATTGCAGTGACCTCCACTGGCCTTGGAGAGCAGAAAAATTACTATCCAGTTCCTGACCCTCATGCTGGAACTCCCCCTTCAG GTTCACATGGCACACCACCATCTTCAGGAGGTGGAACACCTCCCTCTCATGGAACCCCATCACATGGAGGTGGTTACCACCCTTCACCAACACCATCAACGCCTTCGGGTGGAAATTGTGGAACTCCACCACATGACCCTTCAACTCCATCAACACCATCACACACTCCTTCGCATGGTACTCCACCATCATCTGGAGGTGGTAGTCCCCCATCGTATGGAGGAGGCAGTCCCCCATCGTATGGAGGAGGCAGTCCCCCATCATACGGAGGTGGCAGTCCCCCATCATACGGAGGTGGCAGTCCCCCATCATACGGAGGTGGCAGTCCCCCATCATATGGAGGTGGCAGTCCAACTACTCCTATTGATCCAGGAACTCCAAGCATTCCCTCACCTCCATTCTTTCCTGCTCCAACTCCACCAATTGGTGGTACATGCGA TTTCTGGAGGAGTCACCCCACACTGATATGGGGTCTGCTTGGTTGGTGGGGCACTGTAGGCAACGCATTTGGCGTGACCAACGTTCCTGGACTTGGAACAAGCATGAGCTTGCCCCAAGCACTTTCAAACACACGTACTGATGGACTTGGGGCGCTTTACCGAGAAGGAACAGCCTCATTTCTCAACTCCATGGTGAATAATAGGTTCCCATTCTCGACTAAGCAAGTTAGGGAGACTTTTGTTGCAGCACTTGGTTCAAACAGCGCTGCAGCAGCTCAGGCTCGTCTCTTCAAGCTTGCCAATGAAGGCCACCTCAAGCAAAGGACCTAA
- the LOC107960932 gene encoding uncharacterized protein, protein MTNFERFPRYLTDDSSRFLCGHWQETALHAVRDCPMAAHGRRKVIPNNAVNNFFAMDLTDWVKASLLNLNDFLFDDVDWPTFSGIICWRLWKNQNRLTFGSHHDSSISIVNISLGGLKLLKLIRHLWLRGDEGSWVAGFSRCIGICWVIQAEIWAVYEGFPLAWNKGFRGRVR, encoded by the exons ATGACAAATTTTGAGAGGTTTCCCAGGTACTTAACTGATGATTCTTCGCGTTTTCTTTGTGGACACTGGCAAGAGACAGCATTACATGCTGTGCGTGATTGCCCGATGGCCGCTCATGGGCGGCGAAAAGTTATCCCGAACAACGCAGTGAATAATTTCTTTGCCATGGACCTTACTGATTGGGTGAAAGCAAGTCTTCTAAATTTGAACGATTTTCTATTTGATGATGTGGATTGGCCGACCTTCTCTGGTATCATCTGTTGGCGTTTGTGGAAAAACCAGAATAGGTTGACTTTTGGTTCACACCATGATTCTTCGATATCGATTGTGAATATTAGTTTGGGTGGGCTAAAA CTGTTAAAGCTGATCCGCCACTTGTGGCTGCGGGGGGATGAAGGATCTTGGGTGGCTGGTTTTAGCCGCTGCATCGGGATTTGCTGGGTGATCCAAGCTGAAATATGGGCGGTTTACGAAGGATTTCCACTCGCTTGGAACAAAGGCTTCCGAGGTAGGGTGCGATAA
- the LOC107959670 gene encoding uncharacterized protein yields the protein MLNRGTKLKAWHGQKKYPVVVPVMFVVSVSVALVFLFHRNDEKQIQAYGLPPERKWNRFESLVQFNPKREFRNGTDLIWQIPDSPKAVLFLAHGCSGRAVNFWDKSPKCPECVGLPEERLLVLHALARKFAVLTISSAGRCWAFGEERLIVEDIITWWVKRHKLGKLPLVALGASSGGYFVSAIANDLKFSSITLMIAEGLFDHMDIREDYPPTLFVHMPKDLRRQQKITEFIEVLRNKGVDVAEIECMELPLSPTFLSDRIPSLDQTISATLFNLFREKGFVDENGYMKRDGRATRWKDALQDSKPNLLEKDLVHPIEEELNLAFAYHEMTSLQSEEIFKWFESHMA from the coding sequence ATGCTGAATCGTGGAACAAAGTTAAAGGCATGGCATGGACAAAAAAAATACCCGGTTGTGGTCCCAGTTATGTTTGTGGTATCAGTCTCAGTAGCATTAGTGTTCCTTTTCCACAGAAATGATGAAAAACAGATTCAGGCATACGGACTGCCACCGGAGAGAAAATGGAATAGGTTTGAGTCTTTGGTGCAGTTTAATCCAAAAAGAGAATTCCGGAATGGGACGGATTTGATATGGCAAATACCCGATTCGCCTAAGGCTGTTCTTTTTCTAGCTCATGGATGTAGTGGTAGAGCTGTTAATTTTTGGGATAAGTCTCCTAAATGTCCTGAATGTGTTGGTTTGCCTGAGGAAAGGCTGCTTGTGCTTCATGCTCTTGCTCGTAAATTTGCTGTCTTGACTATATCAAGCGCAGGGAGGTGCTGGGCATTTGGGGAAGAAAGGTTGATTGTTGAAGATATTATAACATGGTGGGTTAAGAGACATAAACTTGGAAAGCTTCCTCTTGTGGCTTTGGGGGCCTCTTCTGGTGGGTATTTTGTATCTGCAATTGCTAATGATTTGAAGTTTAGTAGTATTACACTTATGATTGCTGAAGGATTATTTGATCACATGGACATTAGAGAGGACTATCCACCGACCCTTTTTGTGCACATGCCAAAAGATTTACGTAGGCAACAAAAAATAACTGAATTCATTGAAGTTTTGAGAAATAAAGGGGTTGATGTTGCAGAGATTGAATGCATGGAGTTGCCTCTGTCACCAACTTTTTTGTCTGATAGAATCCCAAGTCTTGATCAGACTATTTCTGCTACGTTGTTCAACCTATTCAGGGAGAAAGGCTTTGTCGACGAGAATGGGTATATGAAACGGGATGGGCGTGCGACACGTTGGAAAGATGCTCTCCAGGATAGCAAGCCTAATTTGCTAGAAAAGGATTTGGTGCATCCCATTGAGGAGGAGCTAAATCTTGCATTTGCCTATCATGAAATGACTAGTTTGCAATCTGAAGAGATTTTTAAATGGTTTGAGTCTCATATGGCCTGA